DNA sequence from the Chiloscyllium plagiosum isolate BGI_BamShark_2017 unplaced genomic scaffold, ASM401019v2 scaf_62946, whole genome shotgun sequence genome:
NNNNNNNNNNNNNNNNNNNNNNNNNNNNNNNNNNNNNNNNNNNNNNNNNNNNNNNNNNNNNNNNNNNNNNNNNNNNNNNNNNNNNNNNNNCGCCTCTTCAGGGGCTGGGATGATTGTCCGGCactcctgtctcagaggtagggacactccaCCCTGTCCCACAGCAGGGCCCCTGCTCCATGTGGGTTTGCGCTGAGAGGAACTGAAACCAGGAGCCGCCACCTAGTCTCCAGCCGACACGTCTGCACTCAGCAATGGGGGAAAGAGACTTCCCTTCGGTCCATCTGGCCCCATTCCCTCCAATCTGGGAAGAATCGGCTCTCAACAGAAAGGCAGGATTACCGATGATGGTGTGGGATGACACAGTCTGGCAGTTGGTGATGCCACTCAGGCAAGTGGTCTCTCTCAGTGAGCAGGAGCCCGAGGAGGCTGAACACGTGAAACATTGAAGAGATCGTCCTGCAaagggagagattgcagagaattCAGTGAGACTCGGAGTTTCAGATTGAGGAGAATTTTCACTTGGGGACCATTACTGTACTATGCTTTCACATTACACCCCCTCATTCCGATCATAACCTCAAACGCTTCACTCACACTGCGAGGGTCATCAAAGggtgtggggagtgagagggagagtgggattagactgggtgggatactaAAGTGTGcgggagtgaggggggagagtgggattagactgggtgggatatgaTTGGGAATGTTGGCGGATGTTGGACTGCTCGGGGCGGTATTCCGACGTTCCTACGCAGCTGCGAGCAGCAGGCCCTGGAAACTGATGGCTCTCTGTTCAGTCCAGACCCCACCCTGCTCCAGGGTGACCCAGACCTTGTCTCCCGAGTTGAGGGAGAGGATGGCAGACCTGGACGCTGTCTGTGCTTGCTCTGCCTTCAGGATGCTGTGGATGTAATTCACCCGTTTCTGATTGACCACGAGGTGCATCGCTGTGTTCTCCGAGTCGGTCTTGCCCAGCAGTGAGTAGTTGAACTGGTATACTCCGGTCACAGGGGCAGAGAAGGTCCCGGTCACTGGGTCATACCCCAAACCTTGGTTCACTGTAACCTGGTCGTAGAGAATGGGTTTGTGTAACTCGGGGTCCCTCTGATCAGAAACATGGGCGTTGAAGATCACCCTCGGAACATCTGGGAAGGAAGGTcgaggggatggagtgagtgtgggagagagggagcgacAGAGATGGGTGACAATTACAACAACAACCTACATTCACCCAGCACCCGCCACGACACAAATCATTTGCAGTTTCCCACATGCAGCGAATTGCACCCGTTCCCCCCACCCACTCGGAGGGGAGGGGTTTACAGAGGTCAGGGTGGGAGGCTGGGACAGACACAGGAgctctgagagtgtgggggagctcAGGCCATTGCCCACCCCCCATCCACAGCCCAGTCAGGGCCAGCCCggtccagcccagcccagcccagtccagcccagcccagcccagcccagcacagCCCA
Encoded proteins:
- the LOC122545841 gene encoding complement C1q tumor necrosis factor-related protein 3-like; its protein translation is VVVVIVTHLCRSLSPTLTPSPRPSFPDVPRVIFNAHVSDQRDPELHKPILYDQVTVNQGLGYDPVTGTFSAPVTGVYQFNYSLLGKTDSENTAMHLVVNQKRVNYIHSILKAEQAQTASRSAILSLNSGDKVWVTLEQGGVWTEQRAISFQGLLLAAA